In a genomic window of Dermochelys coriacea isolate rDerCor1 chromosome 11, rDerCor1.pri.v4, whole genome shotgun sequence:
- the LOC119863415 gene encoding zinc finger protein 239-like produces MNTKCCEKRYNRGSGLNGCQRAPMGKKSYPCADCEKVFSWSSALIIHQRTHTGERPYKCPACGRGFSQSSNLVRHHRTHTGERPYECGECGKSFGLNSHFLKHQRTHAKPYPCGVCQRGFYSSLALGRHQRAHAQEQCYTCTDCGKRFRVHSALAQHRRTHTGERPFQCSNCGKGFSQSSNLLTHQRVHTGERPFHCTECGKRFAVSSHLRTHQRNHRAERPCQCTDCGKGFTNPAKLLAHQRCHTGERPFQCPECRKCFSDSSLLVKHQRIHTGERPFQCPECGKSFNRNLTLLRHRRVHTRERPYICPTCGKGFSQSSHLITHQRVHTGERPYKCPICGKAFSQNSNLIRHQRNHKHQDTL; encoded by the coding sequence ATGAACACTAAGTGTTGTGAGAAAAGGTACAACAGGGGCTCAGGCCTCAATGGCTGCCAAAGAGCCCCGATGGGAAAGAAATCCTATCCATGTGCAGACTGTGAGAAGGTCTTCAGCTGGAGCTCAGCCCTGATCATCCACCAGAGAACCCACACGGGTGAGAGGCCCTACAAGTGCCCTGCCTGCGGGAGaggcttcagccagagctccaacCTGGTCAGACACCACCGCacccacaccggggagcggccctacGAGTGCGGtgagtgcgggaagagctttgGCCTCAACTCCCACTTCCTCAAGCATCAGCGCACCCATGCCAAGCCCTACCCCTGTGGGGTCTGCCAGAGAGGCTTCTACAGCTCCTTGGCCTTGGGCAGGCACCAGAGAGCCCACGCACAGGAGCAGTGCTACACCTGTACAGACTGTGGGAAGAGATTTCGGGTGCACTCGGCACTAGCCCAGCACCGCAGGACGCACACAGGTGAGAGGCCCTTCCAGTGCTCCAATTGTGGGAagggcttcagccagagctccaacCTACTCACGCATCAGCGGGTCCACACTGGGGAGCGGCCCTTCCACTGCACCGAGTGTGGGAAACGCTTTGCCGTCAGCTCCCACCTCCGCACTCACCAGAGGAACCATCGCGCGGAGCGGCCCTGCCAGTGCACTGACTGCGGAAAAGGCTTCACCAATCCTGCCAAGCTACTCGCCCACCAGAGATGCCACACAGGGGAGCGGCCCTTCCAGTGCCCCGAGTGCAGAAAGTGCTTCAGTGACAGCTCCCTCCTGGTGAAACACCAGCGTATCCACACTGGGGAGCGGCCCTTCCAGTGCCCcgagtgtgggaagagcttcaacCGGAACCTGACCCTACTCAGACACCGGAGAGTGCATACCAGGGAGAGGCCCTATATCTGCCCTACCTGCGGGAagggcttcagccagagctcccacCTCATCACTCACCAGAGAGTGCACACAGGGGAGCGGCCCTACAAATGCCCGATCTGCGGGAAGGCCTTCAGCCAGAACTCCAACCTGATACGGCACCAGAGGAACCACAAGCACCAGGACACACTGTAA